In Rissa tridactyla isolate bRisTri1 chromosome 2, bRisTri1.patW.cur.20221130, whole genome shotgun sequence, a single window of DNA contains:
- the TMEM158 gene encoding transmembrane protein 158 has product MLPLLLPALLAACLPPGQGWSPSAAASGQEEPEQELFLPAANSSSRSLPGLEMDLDGAASKEEGSTATATTSPGTPAGPSREPFPSAPTSSGQQQPRPQPQGQPHPAEDPHCNISVQRQMLSSLLVRWSRPLGIQCDLLLFSTNSHGRAFFSAAFHRVGPPLLIEHLGLAAGGAQQDLRLCVGCSWVRGRRVGRLRGTAPQAAASSSSSSSSSSSSSSSLSYPPAAEPGQYWLQGEPLNFCCLDFSLEELKGEPGWRLNRKPIESTLVACFMTLVIIVWSVAALIWPVPIIAGFLPNGMEQRRSTAAAGTATAAAK; this is encoded by the coding sequence ATGCTGCCGCTGCTCCTCCCGGCGCTGCTGGCCGCCTGCCTGCCCCCCggccagggctggagcccctcgGCGGCCGCCAGCGGGCAGGAGGAGCCGGAGCAAGAGCTCTTCTTGCCCGCTGCCAACTCCTCCTCCCGCTCCTTGCCCGGCCTCGAGATGGACCTCGACGGGGCAGCAAGCAAGGAGGAAGGCAGCACCGCCACGGCCACCACCAGCCCGGGCACGCCGGCTGGTCCTAGCCGAGAGCCTTTCCCCTCCGCTCCCACCTcctccgggcagcagcagccgcgtCCCCAGCCGCAGGGGCAGCCGCATCCCGCCGAGGACCCGCACTGCAATATCAGCGTGCAGCGGCAGATGCTGAGCTCGCTGCTGGTGCGCTGGAGCCGCCCGCTGGGCATCCAGTGCGACCTCCTGCTCTTCTCCACCAACAGCCACGGGCGGGCCTTCTTCTCCGCCGCTTTCCACCGCGTGGGGCCGCCGCTGCTCATCGAGCACCTGGGGCTGGCGGCCGGCGGCGCCCAGCAGGACTTGCGCCTCTGCGTGGGCTGCAGCTGGGTGCGGGGCCGCCGGGTCGGGCGCCTGCGGGGCACCGCGCCTCAGGccgctgcttcttcctcctcctcctcctcttcctcttcctcctcctcctcctcgctctccTACCCgccggcggcggagcccggccagTACTGGCTGCAAGGGGAGCCGCTGAATTTCTGTTGCCTGGATTTCAGCCTGGAGGAGCTGAAGGGGGAGCCGGGCTGGCGGCTGAACCGCAAGCCCATCGAGTCCACCTTGGTGGCGTGTTTCATGACTCTGGTCATCATCGTGTGGAGCGTGGCCGCCCTCATCTGGCCGGTGCCCATCATCGCCGGCTTCTTGCCCAACGGCATGGAGCAGCGCCgcagcaccgccgccgccggcaccgccaccgccgccgccaagTAG